A DNA window from Desulfovibrionales bacterium contains the following coding sequences:
- a CDS encoding valine--tRNA ligase gives MAEAIPTTGEILPKAYEPHEVEKRWYSFWEQEGLFTAKVTDEKRPYSIVIPPPNITGSLHMGHALNNILQDILIRYKRMAGCNTLWVPGTDHAGIATQNVVERQLAADGLDRHTVGRERFIERVWRWKEESGGQIINQLKRLGCACDWSRQRFTMDEGLSRAVREVFVRLYREGLIYRGDYIINWCPRCHTALADLEVEHENHKGSLYHIRYPYADGSGYVVVATTRPETMLGDTAVAVGPEDERYKNVIGRNLILPLLKRAIPVISDSYVDPSFGTGALKVTPAHDPNDFEIGLRHKLPAVKVMDETGYMNDEAGPYRGLDRYECRKKVVADLEAEGLLEKVEPLEHAVGHCYRCKTVVEPTLSKQWFVSVKPLAERAIAAVETGQTRIIPKMWENTYFDWMRNIRDWCISRQIWWGHRIPAWFCDDCGETIVDAAAPLSCPKCAGKNIRQEEDVLDTWFSSALWPFSTLGWPEETRELKLFYPTSVLITGFDILFFWVARMLMMGLHFMGEVPFKDVYIHALVRDAEGQKMSKSKGNVIDPLIVMDKYGTDAFRFTLAAFAAQGRDIRLSEQRIEGYRHFINKVWNAARFVLMNADGCRTVEITRPVSHLSLENRWILSRVKRVIDTVREGLDDYRFNDAAQALYQFFWREYCDWYLEMIKPALYLTEDQEARNATQQVMLSVLSASLRLLHPSIPFVTEELWHYLPGSAGSIMEASFPESKDYPEDMESERQMDLLMDVITGIRNLRSEMNVHPAQKVNIIVLSGSGPARELIFRHGIFLKNLAKVEGLEIRADGERPKGAVSCITDQVETYLLLEGVIDISAETAKLQKEAGKLRTELKRIQNKLANRDFLERAPAGIIDKEKGKVQEFVARLDKIDANLKRLEEIRT, from the coding sequence ATGGCTGAAGCGATACCTACGACAGGAGAAATATTACCGAAGGCCTACGAACCGCATGAGGTGGAAAAGAGGTGGTACTCTTTCTGGGAACAGGAAGGGCTTTTCACGGCGAAAGTAACGGACGAGAAGCGGCCTTATTCCATAGTCATTCCTCCCCCGAACATCACCGGTTCCCTGCACATGGGCCATGCCCTTAACAATATCCTGCAGGATATATTAATACGTTATAAAAGGATGGCCGGCTGCAATACTCTCTGGGTGCCGGGGACCGATCATGCGGGCATAGCCACACAAAACGTGGTGGAAAGGCAACTGGCGGCCGACGGGCTGGACCGGCATACCGTCGGTCGGGAGAGATTCATCGAGCGTGTCTGGCGGTGGAAAGAGGAATCCGGCGGGCAAATAATCAACCAACTCAAGAGACTGGGATGCGCCTGTGACTGGAGCCGGCAGCGATTTACCATGGACGAGGGGCTGTCCCGCGCGGTGAGGGAGGTATTCGTCCGGTTATATCGCGAAGGACTTATCTACAGAGGCGATTACATTATCAACTGGTGCCCGCGCTGCCACACGGCCCTGGCCGACCTCGAAGTAGAACATGAGAACCATAAAGGGAGCCTCTATCATATCCGTTATCCCTATGCCGACGGATCCGGCTATGTAGTAGTGGCCACGACCCGACCGGAGACCATGCTCGGCGATACGGCGGTAGCTGTAGGCCCTGAGGACGAAAGGTATAAGAATGTAATCGGGAGAAATCTTATCCTACCCCTTTTAAAAAGGGCCATACCGGTTATCTCTGATTCTTATGTCGATCCTTCCTTTGGCACCGGGGCCCTGAAAGTAACCCCGGCCCACGACCCCAACGACTTCGAAATTGGCCTGCGTCACAAATTACCTGCGGTTAAGGTCATGGATGAGACCGGGTACATGAACGATGAGGCCGGTCCATACCGGGGGTTGGACCGCTACGAGTGCCGCAAAAAGGTGGTGGCGGATCTCGAGGCCGAAGGACTCCTGGAAAAAGTTGAACCCCTGGAACATGCCGTGGGGCACTGCTATCGCTGCAAGACGGTAGTCGAGCCGACCCTTTCCAAACAGTGGTTTGTCTCTGTAAAGCCGCTGGCCGAAAGGGCCATCGCTGCGGTTGAGACCGGCCAAACCCGCATAATACCCAAGATGTGGGAAAATACCTATTTTGACTGGATGCGTAACATCCGTGACTGGTGCATATCCCGCCAGATCTGGTGGGGGCACCGCATTCCCGCCTGGTTCTGTGATGACTGTGGCGAGACCATTGTCGATGCCGCGGCGCCGCTGAGCTGCCCGAAATGTGCAGGCAAAAATATCCGGCAGGAAGAAGACGTCCTCGATACCTGGTTCAGTTCGGCCTTATGGCCGTTTTCCACCCTGGGCTGGCCGGAGGAGACCAGAGAGCTGAAGCTCTTCTATCCCACATCCGTGCTCATCACCGGTTTCGATATCCTCTTTTTCTGGGTGGCCCGCATGCTGATGATGGGCCTCCATTTTATGGGTGAAGTTCCCTTTAAGGATGTTTACATACATGCCCTGGTGCGCGACGCTGAGGGCCAGAAGATGAGCAAATCCAAGGGTAATGTCATTGACCCGCTCATCGTTATGGATAAGTATGGGACGGACGCCTTTCGCTTCACCCTGGCGGCATTTGCTGCGCAGGGACGGGATATCCGCCTCTCTGAACAGCGCATCGAGGGTTACCGCCATTTTATTAATAAGGTCTGGAATGCCGCACGGTTCGTACTGATGAACGCGGATGGATGCCGGACGGTAGAGATTACCCGGCCCGTTTCCCATCTTTCGCTGGAAAACCGGTGGATATTAAGCCGCGTGAAAAGGGTGATAGACACAGTAAGAGAAGGTCTGGATGACTATCGTTTTAATGATGCGGCCCAGGCCCTCTACCAGTTTTTCTGGCGCGAGTACTGTGACTGGTACCTGGAAATGATTAAACCCGCTCTTTATCTTACCGAAGACCAGGAGGCACGCAATGCCACACAGCAGGTCATGCTCTCGGTGCTGAGCGCCAGCCTGCGCCTGCTCCATCCTTCCATCCCTTTTGTTACCGAGGAATTATGGCATTATCTGCCGGGCAGCGCCGGAAGCATTATGGAGGCCTCCTTTCCAGAGAGCAAGGATTATCCGGAGGATATGGAAAGTGAAAGGCAGATGGACTTGCTTATGGATGTGATAACCGGGATACGCAACCTGCGCAGCGAGATGAATGTCCATCCGGCTCAAAAGGTAAACATAATCGTCCTCAGCGGAAGCGGGCCGGCACGTGAGCTTATTTTCAGACATGGGATTTTCCTAAAGAACCTGGCTAAGGTAGAAGGTCTTGAGATACGCGCTGATGGTGAGCGGCCTAAGGGGGCGGTGTCCTGTATAACCGATCAGGTCGAAACCTACCTGCTCCTCGAAGGAGTAATCGATATCTCCGCAGAAACCGCAAAACTGCAGAAAGAGGCAGGCAAACTCCGGACAGAGCTGAAACGGATACAGAACAAGCTGGCTAACCGGGACTTTCTGGAACGCGCCCCGGCCGGGATAATCGACAAGGAAAAAGGCAAAGTGCAGGAATTTGTCGCCCGTCTGGATAAAATAGATGCCAATCTGAAACGGCTGGAGGAAATACGAACATAG
- a CDS encoding MFS transporter — protein sequence MVWLKAEAAMRHLKGQPGKILGFERNVFFSGLVSFFTDVGSEMIYPLVPIFLASVLGVNKAVIGVIEGIAESTASLVKLFSGWLSDQIGRRKILMVFGYGISTASRPFMALATHWGHVLSARFIDRFGKGVRTAPRDVIITESTPPTHLGRSFGFHRTMDTLGAVVGPLLAFAILSIYHGNYRLVFWLSIIPGLAAVIIASSFVTEKKRAKLSSSERFKFDLKRLGGSYKRFLAIITVFALGNSSDVFLVLRAQDLGVKTALVPLAYLTFNLVYALSAWPAGVLADRFGKRRLVTLGFVLFAVVYLGFGLATHPGHAWLLFPIYGLFMGISEGVQRAYLASIVPPDFKATGFGLYHMAIGLAVLPASMIGGLLWDAIGPQATFYYGAGMAALSALLFIIVRK from the coding sequence ATGGTATGGCTAAAGGCGGAAGCAGCTATGCGGCACCTTAAGGGGCAACCGGGAAAGATACTTGGTTTTGAAAGGAACGTCTTTTTCAGCGGATTGGTAAGCTTCTTTACGGACGTTGGTTCCGAGATGATCTACCCCCTGGTGCCTATCTTTCTGGCCTCGGTTCTCGGGGTCAATAAGGCCGTCATAGGCGTGATTGAGGGCATCGCCGAGAGCACGGCGAGTTTGGTCAAGCTGTTTTCCGGTTGGCTTTCTGACCAAATTGGCCGGCGCAAGATTCTGATGGTCTTTGGCTATGGCATCTCCACTGCCAGCCGTCCTTTTATGGCCTTGGCCACGCATTGGGGGCACGTGCTCTCGGCGCGTTTCATAGATCGCTTTGGCAAGGGCGTCCGTACTGCTCCCAGAGATGTCATTATAACCGAATCCACACCTCCGACTCATCTGGGCCGCTCCTTTGGCTTTCATCGCACCATGGATACGCTTGGAGCCGTGGTTGGCCCGCTTTTAGCCTTTGCCATTTTGTCCATCTACCACGGTAATTACCGGCTTGTATTCTGGCTGTCTATAATCCCAGGCCTAGCGGCGGTTATTATTGCCAGCAGCTTCGTTACCGAAAAAAAGAGGGCGAAACTTTCCTCAAGTGAACGCTTTAAATTCGATTTGAAAAGGCTTGGCGGTTCTTATAAGCGTTTCCTGGCCATTATAACTGTTTTTGCCCTGGGCAATTCGAGCGATGTTTTCCTCGTCCTGAGGGCGCAAGACCTGGGGGTCAAGACAGCGCTTGTTCCTTTAGCCTATCTGACCTTCAACCTGGTTTATGCCCTATCGGCCTGGCCGGCCGGCGTACTGGCCGACCGTTTCGGCAAAAGGCGGCTGGTTACATTGGGGTTTGTCCTTTTCGCCGTCGTATATCTTGGCTTTGGCTTGGCCACCCACCCCGGCCACGCCTGGCTGCTTTTCCCCATTTATGGCCTGTTTATGGGGATAAGCGAGGGCGTGCAGCGGGCCTATCTGGCCTCGATAGTCCCGCCTGACTTCAAGGCTACCGGCTTTGGGCTTTATCACATGGCTATAGGCCTGGCTGTCTTGCCGGCCAGTATGATCGGCGGCCTTCTCTGGGATGCCATCGGCCCCCAGGCTACTTTTTATTATGGAGCAGGGATGGCCGCCCTCTCTGCCTTATTGTTTATCATTGTGCGGAAATGA
- a CDS encoding selenium metabolism-associated LysR family transcriptional regulator, with translation MEDHRLKAFCLVVELNSFSKAAEAKFMTQSAMSHLIKNLEGELGIRLLNRKGKAIIPTPAGKIFYEHAKQILEQYRRLENDVYTMVQKTKGTLYIGASMTAATYLLPQVFYNFSKNYPEVQIELSVSDTERIIHDLHERKIDIGIVERKIRDSGVFLKEIARDEIVIITSEDNPLAKKKSLKPHDLTSQPFIMPEAGSDMREFIDDFLHNLKINPKEIKVLMTLGNTELIIQMVQSGMGISFVSKWSVFKTIKDSSIKLLDISGKKIKRRFYLAGIEKEPSTTVGKTFWNFIKEYRFFMPF, from the coding sequence ATGGAAGACCACAGGTTAAAGGCATTCTGTCTTGTTGTTGAATTGAATAGCTTCTCAAAGGCAGCAGAGGCCAAGTTCATGACCCAGTCTGCCATGAGCCACCTGATAAAAAATCTTGAAGGCGAACTCGGAATAAGACTTTTAAACAGAAAGGGCAAGGCTATAATACCAACACCTGCCGGGAAGATTTTTTATGAACATGCGAAACAGATTCTTGAACAGTATCGAAGACTGGAAAATGATGTTTATACTATGGTGCAAAAGACTAAGGGCACATTATATATTGGAGCAAGCATGACTGCTGCAACATATCTACTGCCGCAGGTATTTTACAATTTCTCTAAGAACTATCCGGAGGTACAAATAGAATTATCAGTATCGGATACGGAAAGGATAATACACGACCTTCACGAGAGGAAAATTGATATAGGAATTGTTGAGAGGAAAATAAGAGATTCGGGTGTCTTCTTAAAGGAGATTGCCAGGGATGAGATAGTAATCATCACATCCGAAGACAATCCATTGGCAAAGAAAAAGTCTCTGAAACCTCATGATTTAACATCCCAACCATTTATCATGCCTGAGGCAGGCTCAGATATGAGGGAATTCATAGATGATTTTCTGCACAACTTGAAAATAAATCCAAAGGAAATAAAGGTACTAATGACACTTGGCAATACCGAGCTGATAATACAGATGGTTCAGTCGGGGATGGGCATATCCTTTGTCTCAAAATGGTCTGTTTTTAAGACAATAAAGGATAGCTCTATTAAGCTGCTGGACATATCAGGCAAGAAAATAAAGAGAAGGTTTTACCTCGCCGGCATAGAAAAAGAGCCTTCAACAACAGTTGGAAAGACCTTCTGGAATTTTATAAAAGAATATAGATTTTTTATGCCATTTTGA
- a CDS encoding substrate-binding domain-containing protein: protein MAKEKTELIIASTTSIQNSGLFAILIPAYEKSTKYDVKVEVIAVGTGKAMKIAKKGEADMLFVHDPFREEKFVGGGYGVNRRSVMHNDFVIAGPSGDPAKIKGLKTAVEAFEEIAEKGLPFVSRGDDSGTNIKELDVWDDAGINPKGKGWYFEAGAKMGDTLMIADQKRAYTLTDLGTFLNYETKIKLKALFKGDPVLKNLYSVIAVNPDRFPNIRYREAMDFIAFVTSPDGQRLIAQYKKHGVNLFYPDAAPAVMNEKR from the coding sequence ATGGCTAAAGAAAAGACAGAACTTATTATAGCATCAACGACAAGTATTCAAAATTCCGGGCTGTTTGCCATACTGATTCCCGCCTATGAAAAATCGACAAAATATGATGTCAAAGTAGAAGTTATAGCTGTGGGCACTGGAAAAGCCATGAAAATAGCAAAGAAGGGCGAGGCCGATATGCTCTTCGTACACGATCCCTTTCGGGAGGAAAAATTTGTCGGAGGGGGGTATGGTGTCAACAGAAGATCTGTGATGCATAATGATTTTGTTATCGCCGGTCCATCCGGCGACCCGGCAAAGATAAAGGGATTAAAAACCGCTGTCGAGGCATTTGAAGAAATTGCAGAGAAGGGGTTGCCTTTCGTATCAAGGGGCGACGATTCAGGTACAAATATCAAAGAACTGGATGTCTGGGATGATGCCGGGATAAATCCTAAGGGGAAGGGCTGGTATTTCGAGGCCGGCGCCAAAATGGGGGACACATTAATGATAGCTGATCAGAAGCGGGCCTATACACTCACCGATCTGGGGACCTTCTTGAATTACGAGACAAAAATCAAGCTGAAGGCCCTCTTTAAAGGTGACCCTGTTTTGAAAAATCTCTATAGCGTGATTGCGGTAAATCCTGACAGGTTCCCGAATATAAGGTACAGAGAGGCCATGGATTTTATCGCCTTTGTAACCTCACCTGATGGACAACGTCTGATAGCGCAATATAAAAAACACGGGGTTAATCTCTTCTATCCGGATGCAGCGCCGGCGGTGATGAATGAAAAGAGATAA